AAGACAATGTTAAGAAAGCACTCATCAAAAGgtggaaaaagaaaaactatAATCTTGCCTCTACAAAACTTCAACCAATGTCATCTCCCGTCTACAGGGGACAAAAAATATTGAGCAAAGAAATGGTTGTCATTTCTTAGGGACtagcaacaacaaaaaatatgagaaaacaGAAACGAAAGGGCTGACTATTCTTTGATGAGAACTATACGTGCAGAGCACCAATCCCCGGCTTCAGTCTCTCCATCAAGTTCCTGGAGAACTGAGAGAAAGAAAGCATCACCCAGCTGATTTACAAGCTTCATGCATTGCAGTTGTACCACTATAGTACAAGTTACTACAAACTCCTACGTAGCCCGCAGCGTATGAATAGCAGGAACACCTGCAGAAAAATCAAAACGTTTGTGCAGCTGCATCATAGGAAATAATCTGGGGTTCTTCGGGTTACATCTGGCTCCCCTCTCCTTGGAGCTGGTTCAAACTGCAAAAGGTGAATTATCAAACTATGAACAGTTGCAATGCTTACAGAATACACATAATCAAGGCAGCACCTaactataacatgaaatttgaGAGAGGGAGAGACCTGAATGAATGTATGCCCGTTGCAATCATCAACTTCCAAAATGGATGCCATATTTCCACAGCGGTAACAATAGTTAGGTGCACTAAATATGGTAACCACCTTTTGATCCTGCAACAAGAGCATGGTTGATGAATTTTCCTCTTGGACTGAACTTGTTGGTAGAAATTTAAAAGGTTATAAGACTAATTACATGGGCCCAATTGAATCCCTCCATAACCAGCTGGTGTGCTCTAGCAATTAACTTTAAATTGTTTGTGTGGTTAAACTGCTCAGATATATCCTGTTGCAATTCAAATAACCAAATGACAAAAGCTTCAATTACTGGTTGAAAAAAAAGTACTAAAAAGATCAGTAGACTGAAGTGTGTAAGCAGTTACTTGGCCAAAGGTATATCCAGCACCCCTGGGTGAGATGCCCCAACCGCAACGATCATCAGGATCAGACCATAAAAGATCACACATGGCCCCCTCATGTGGAACTTCTTGTACACGGTCAAAACTACGTACATTATCAAGGGTTTCAATAGATGGTGACAAACCACCATGGAGACAAAATATTTCTGACTCAACCTACATAGAAttcgaaaaaagaaaaaagagacaTTAACACTAGAAGTTGCACactggaaagaaaaaaaaaagtacagcTGAAGCATGCCTCTCATATTCAGAGTACACCAGATAATCTTGACTTCAAGTCGACTAACCAAACAAAAAAGCAAACATTTTAATGGAAGCAACAGTAGTGATGATTTGACATGTTGGTGCCAGTGCTTCTCATAACAGTTTTACAATTTGAAGTCAAAGTGTGAGCTCAAAATAAGCTTCACTCTTTACTTGCAACAGAgagaaaaaatgataataaaaaatcaagattccATTAAATGCGAAGTGATGAGTTCAGCCAAAAATATTACCAGCATACTCTTTTTAGTATCTAAGTTGTGCTGTTGAACACTGTTAATTCCATAAACATATATTCAAAATGCTAAAAATTGTGGACAAAAGTTACTTCCTCCCGTCAAACATATCACGTGCAAGTAAAGTAGGATACAAATACTTTTAAATCATGAATAATGAGCTCCAATCTTACAAATGTGTGCCCAGATGGACATCAATAGCATGAGGAGCTCTATATAAAAAGAACCCATTCTGTTCTGATTACATTTTCAAACATTAGGCCATCAAcagatttttttgttttttggggGGAGTGGGGAGGAGGAGGAAAAGCAACATCACTTCATACCACAACAATTAAGGAATCATCAACAAATACAAACCATATCAATGTAGTCAACCTAGCTTGTTACTAAAACAAAATTTCCCCGTCTGTCCAGCTTGATCATTTGTTGTTTCCAGGGGATAACATGCAAAGAAGCAGAAACACGGCCCATCATTATAGTGTAATTAGTAATACTGGCAAGACCCCTGACCCAATCAAGAAATCCATGAACCAAATATGTATTTAAAATGTTTAATGCAACTTAAAACACAATGAATAAATGTCTAACTTCAACGCCACTCATTCTAACATAATGATCTAATAAGTTGTTTGACTAAAGCACTAACACCAGTTATATATATTGAAAAGCACAAAGACACACGGATGGATAATTCAATAAATATTCGCAGAAGATTATCCATAATATATGGCTTAAACGAACAAAGCATACTAACCAAAGCTGTGAGAGGAAAATAATCAAACAGATCTGTGAAAATCTTCCACACATTGGCATTACCGTATCTGTAAAACACAAATGCAGTCCAATGAACAGAGATTAACAGCAATGGAACTTCAAACTCAAATGaatcttttatgaaaaaatttcaGATGACTTTAGGAcatgaaaagaaagaacaacCAATTAAATTATAGAACAGGCTTAAGAAGGTGAGTTACAATGGAAAGACATCATATTGTCAATACTACACTATCAGTATAACACTTGAGCTACCCTTCCACAATTGCTACATTAAACGATTTTAGGAGATTCAATCTTATTACTGTAATTCTAAATAAACTACTTCATTACTCTAAATATCTGTGCTTTTTGGAAATGAACCTCACACCAGGATATCTTTTTTTGGTAACGAAAAATATGCATATGTGTGGGAACAAACTAAGATACGGTAACAGGGATAGACAGAGTACTGTTGATAAAAAGGCTTAAATCCAGTAGTAATATATGACACTCTGAGAGACAGCCTTCTACTCTGTAAGCACATTATAGATTCCATGCTTTCACTTGGTGATAACTGATTACTGTTTCCCAAAGTGCATTATCTGCATCAAGTTAATTGGGTATTACCCCATTGAAGCAACTATACGAACTAATTACTTCTTACAATATTACAACAAATCTACCATACTGACAATAGAATaagaaacaataataaaaataatatgcagGAAATGTATATACCAACcctcaatttcaaaaaaaaaatgcacaTACCAGCCCTAGATATGTTGTAGGATCTACAAATTGTTAAGAATTCCATTTGAAAGTCAAGTAATGAAGGAAATGTAAAATCCAGGTATCGGTCCAATTATTCAGTCCAAAAAGCAAAAGGCAATGAGATTCTGCAACAGAAAGTaaaaaatatgaggactcacttCCGTAAACattcatcataaaatccataaaccTGGGTAATCTGCAAGAGACCAACGCACAATCAGTGATGCCATAATCTGAAGCAAGGTCTGAGTTCATATAGTAAATAAATGGACAATTAATCTGAGTTCATATTGTAAATAAATGAACAATTAATCTGACTCACAGAAATAAAATATCTATCTATATGAAGTTTAAgcaacatatatgtatatatatagagagagagatgtTTATTTCAACAATGATGCATACCTGGCGACTCTCATGATTCCCCCTCAAGATTGTAATTCGTTGGGAATAGCGTACTTTGAGAGCcaccaaaagctaaaaaagtGAACCACAGTCAAAATGAGACATCACCAGCATAATAATTACCCATGAAAGCAACCatcac
This Solanum dulcamara chromosome 1, daSolDulc1.2, whole genome shotgun sequence DNA region includes the following protein-coding sequences:
- the LOC129884325 gene encoding serine/threonine-protein phosphatase PP2A catalytic subunit-like isoform X1, with translation MSSDSVPASTANGNLDEQIDQLMQCKPLSEQEVRGLCEKAKEILMQESNVQPVKSPVTICGDIHGQFHDLAELFRIGGKCPDTNYLFMGDYVDRGYYSVETVTLLVALKVRYSQRITILRGNHESRQITQVYGFYDECLRKYGNANVWKIFTDLFDYFPLTALVESEIFCLHGGLSPSIETLDNVRSFDRVQEVPHEGAMCDLLWSDPDDRCGWGISPRGAGYTFGQDISEQFNHTNNLKLIARAHQLVMEGFNWAHDQKVVTIFSAPNYCYRCGNMASILEVDDCNGHTFIQFEPAPRRGEPDVTRRTPDYFL
- the LOC129884325 gene encoding serine/threonine-protein phosphatase PP2A catalytic subunit-like isoform X2; amino-acid sequence: MSSDSVPASTANGNLDEQIDQLMQCKPLSEQEVRGLCEKAKEILMQESNVQPVKSPVTICGDIHGQFHDLAELFRIGGKCPDTNYLFMGDYVDRGYYSVETVTITQVYGFYDECLRKYGNANVWKIFTDLFDYFPLTALVESEIFCLHGGLSPSIETLDNVRSFDRVQEVPHEGAMCDLLWSDPDDRCGWGISPRGAGYTFGQDISEQFNHTNNLKLIARAHQLVMEGFNWAHDQKVVTIFSAPNYCYRCGNMASILEVDDCNGHTFIQFEPAPRRGEPDVTRRTPDYFL